From candidate division WOR-3 bacterium, the proteins below share one genomic window:
- a CDS encoding glycoside hydrolase family 130 protein, translating to MHLEKKNIILKPSHERVLIREFIPEDESRREKIIGRVMSLSEKQTKEVLEKVMTDFKTRHQDIKKVLLRNFENVRRWTITDNALSDERKLLIGAYFTQEYSLESAALFNPCIVPHPDQSGLPEGSIKFILSLRATGEGHISSIVFREGTISDDFQIEIKQPTPFVTQPVMKPNQIYEKNLFSRKLTELNFQNEFSKNVLSLLPENFTLSELKENINRTKNRFQHSGGDIELTAQNILVLAYSNYEVTFGIDQKTSEKAIFPFAPSHRNGIEDARFVLFSEENGTRLYYATYTAFDGKTILPQMIETKDFVSFTFITLNGPAAKNKGLALFPKKINGLYTMLSRQDNENLFIMYSENIHFWFEPQIIIRPTFTWEFVQIGNCGSPIETDEGWIVLSHGVGPMRKYCIGAFLLDRDDPSKVIGRLKKPLIEPDENEREGYVPNVVYTCGALKHKNKLIIPYAMSDYATGFAVVDTKDLLDAMT from the coding sequence TTGCATCTTGAAAAAAAGAACATAATATTAAAACCCTCTCACGAAAGAGTTCTAATAAGAGAGTTTATCCCGGAAGATGAAAGCAGAAGAGAAAAGATTATCGGAAGGGTTATGAGCCTTAGCGAAAAACAGACAAAAGAGGTGCTGGAAAAAGTTATGACGGATTTTAAAACCCGTCACCAGGATATAAAAAAAGTATTATTGAGAAATTTTGAAAATGTTCGGCGCTGGACGATAACGGACAATGCACTTTCTGACGAGAGAAAACTTCTAATCGGAGCGTATTTCACGCAGGAATATTCTCTCGAATCAGCCGCCCTTTTCAATCCGTGCATTGTTCCGCACCCCGATCAATCCGGTCTCCCCGAAGGTTCAATTAAATTCATATTAAGTCTGAGAGCTACAGGAGAAGGACACATTTCGTCGATAGTATTCAGAGAAGGAACGATATCGGATGATTTTCAGATTGAGATCAAACAGCCGACTCCTTTTGTAACTCAACCGGTCATGAAACCGAATCAAATATATGAGAAAAACCTTTTTTCGAGGAAATTAACTGAACTGAATTTTCAAAACGAATTCAGCAAAAATGTTTTATCACTGCTTCCGGAAAATTTTACTTTGTCGGAATTAAAGGAAAATATTAACCGAACTAAAAATAGATTTCAACACTCCGGAGGAGATATAGAATTAACCGCTCAGAACATTCTTGTGCTCGCTTATTCAAATTATGAAGTCACTTTTGGAATTGATCAAAAAACCTCAGAAAAAGCGATCTTTCCTTTCGCTCCCAGTCATCGCAACGGGATTGAAGATGCAAGATTTGTATTGTTTTCAGAAGAAAACGGGACCCGCCTTTATTATGCGACATATACAGCGTTTGACGGTAAAACGATTCTCCCCCAAATGATTGAGACAAAAGATTTTGTTTCTTTTACGTTCATCACTCTGAACGGACCAGCGGCAAAAAACAAGGGGCTTGCTCTTTTTCCGAAGAAAATCAACGGTTTATACACGATGCTTTCGAGACAGGACAACGAAAATTTGTTCATTATGTATTCTGAAAATATTCATTTCTGGTTTGAACCCCAAATAATTATCCGCCCTACTTTTACATGGGAATTTGTCCAGATCGGAAACTGCGGTTCTCCGATAGAAACCGATGAAGGATGGATTGTCCTGAGCCACGGAGTCGGGCCGATGAGAAAATACTGTATTGGTGCTTTTCTCCTCGACAGGGACGATCCTTCAAAAGTCATCGGACGCCTTAAAAAACCTTTGATTGAACCGGACGAAAATGAAAGGGAAGGTTACGTTCCGAATGTTGTTTACACCTGCGGAGCTTTGAAACATAAAAATAAACTTATAATTCCTTACGCGATGTCGGATTATGCAACCGGTTTTGCCGTTGTTGATACAAAAGATTTATTAGACGCTATGACCTGA